From the Micromonospora sediminicola genome, one window contains:
- a CDS encoding endo-1,4-beta-xylanase, which produces MRPTRALLSTGLLAGALAAGMAVALAPAADAGTTLRAAAAEKGRYFGAAVATGKLSDSTYSTVLNREFNSVVAENEMKWDATEPQQGRFSYTGGDRLVSHARANGMSVRGHTLLWHAQQPSWAQGLSGSALRNAAINHVTQVATHFRGQIYAWDVVNEAFADGGSGGRRDSNLQRTGNDWIEAAFRAARAADPGAKLCYNDYNTDGINAKSTGIYNMVRDFRSRGVPIDCVGFQSHLGTTIPGDYQANLQRFADLGVDVQITELDVMTGGNQANIYGTVTRACLAVSRCTGITVWGVRDCDSWRGSDNALLFDCAGNKKAAYTSVLNALNAGGTTTPPPNTTSPPPTTTSPPPTQGGCSASVSLNSWTGGFVATVRVTAGSGGTRGWTVTMTLPGGASVTNTWSATASGSTGTVRFANVDYNGQLGAGQSTEFGFQGNGSGSGMTPTCAAA; this is translated from the coding sequence ATGAGACCAACGAGAGCCCTGCTGTCCACCGGCCTGCTGGCCGGCGCGCTGGCGGCCGGCATGGCGGTGGCGCTGGCCCCCGCCGCCGACGCCGGCACGACGCTGCGCGCGGCGGCGGCCGAGAAGGGCCGCTACTTCGGCGCCGCGGTCGCCACCGGCAAGCTGTCCGACAGCACGTACTCGACCGTCCTGAACCGAGAGTTCAACTCGGTGGTGGCCGAGAACGAGATGAAGTGGGACGCCACCGAGCCCCAGCAGGGGCGGTTCAGCTACACCGGCGGCGACCGGCTGGTCAGCCACGCCCGGGCCAACGGCATGAGCGTGCGCGGTCACACGCTGCTCTGGCACGCGCAGCAGCCGAGCTGGGCGCAGGGGCTGTCCGGCAGCGCGTTGCGCAACGCGGCGATCAACCACGTCACCCAGGTGGCCACCCACTTCCGGGGGCAGATCTACGCCTGGGACGTGGTGAACGAGGCGTTCGCCGACGGCGGCTCCGGCGGGCGCCGCGACTCCAACCTCCAGCGCACCGGCAACGACTGGATCGAGGCGGCCTTCCGGGCCGCGCGGGCCGCCGACCCGGGCGCGAAGCTCTGCTACAACGACTACAACACCGACGGGATCAACGCGAAGTCGACAGGCATCTACAACATGGTGCGCGACTTCAGGTCCCGGGGCGTGCCGATCGACTGCGTCGGCTTCCAGTCGCACCTGGGCACCACGATCCCGGGTGACTACCAGGCCAACCTCCAGCGCTTCGCCGACCTGGGCGTGGACGTGCAGATCACCGAGCTGGACGTGATGACCGGCGGCAACCAGGCGAACATCTACGGCACGGTCACCCGCGCCTGTCTCGCCGTGTCGCGGTGCACCGGCATCACGGTGTGGGGCGTGCGTGACTGCGACTCGTGGCGCGGTTCGGACAACGCGCTGCTGTTCGACTGCGCCGGGAACAAGAAGGCCGCGTACACCTCGGTGCTCAACGCGCTCAACGCCGGCGGCACCACCACCCCGCCGCCGAACACCACGTCGCCGCCGCCCACCACCACCTCGCCGCCGCCGACGCAGGGCGGGTGCTCGGCGTCGGTGTCGCTGAACTCGTGGACCGGCGGGTTCGTGGCCACGGTCCGGGTGACCGCCGGTTCGGGTGGCACCCGGGGCTGGACGGTCACCATGACGCTGCCCGGTGGCGCGAGCGTCACCAACACGTGGAGCGCCACGGCCAGCGGCAGCACGGGGACGGTCCGGTTCGCCAATGTGGACTACAACGGCCAGCTCGGCGCCGGGCAGAGCACGGAGTTCGGGTTCCAGGGCAACGGCAGCGGTTCGGGCATGACGCCCACCTGCGCTGCCGCCTGA
- a CDS encoding oxidoreductase, whose product MTATVDTVSPVASLLEPVTVAGMPLRSRIVMAPMTRNRAPGGVPAREAADYYRRRAEQGIGLIVTEGVLVDHPSAGHEDTVPRLTPGPAEAGWRRVVEAVHAAGGRIAAQLWHLGSLREPVDGRPAWTPSGVPEPGRPAARAMTLSDADELLAAYAAAARTAGRVGFDAVEIHAAHGYLLDEFLWPYTNRRTDRYGGSPARRAAFPAEVVRAVRAQFPADRPVIVRFSQFKERAFDARIAETPAELAEILTAFADAGAGVLHASQRRFWQPAFAGSALNLAGWAKRLTGLPSITVGSVGLTREFLRPGGPESVSGLASRLVGGEFDLVAVGRALLGNPAWATLAATGRLAEIADYRKAHEDVYP is encoded by the coding sequence ATGACCGCAACCGTCGACACCGTTTCACCGGTGGCCTCCCTGCTCGAACCCGTCACCGTCGCCGGGATGCCGCTGAGATCGCGAATCGTCATGGCCCCGATGACCCGCAACCGCGCGCCCGGCGGGGTGCCCGCCCGGGAGGCGGCCGACTACTACCGGCGGCGCGCCGAGCAGGGCATCGGGCTGATCGTCACCGAGGGCGTCCTGGTGGACCACCCCAGCGCCGGCCACGAGGACACGGTGCCGAGGCTGACGCCCGGCCCGGCCGAGGCCGGCTGGCGGCGCGTGGTCGAGGCGGTCCACGCCGCCGGCGGCCGGATCGCCGCCCAGCTGTGGCACCTGGGCAGCCTGCGCGAGCCGGTGGACGGCCGCCCGGCGTGGACCCCGTCCGGCGTGCCGGAACCGGGGCGGCCGGCCGCCCGCGCGATGACGCTCTCCGACGCGGACGAGCTGCTGGCGGCGTACGCGGCCGCGGCGCGGACGGCCGGCCGGGTCGGCTTCGACGCCGTGGAGATCCACGCCGCGCACGGGTACCTGCTGGACGAGTTCCTCTGGCCGTACACGAACCGTCGGACCGACCGGTACGGCGGCTCACCGGCGCGGCGGGCGGCCTTCCCGGCCGAGGTCGTGCGCGCGGTGCGCGCGCAGTTCCCGGCGGACCGTCCGGTGATCGTGCGGTTCTCGCAGTTCAAGGAGCGCGCCTTCGACGCCCGCATCGCCGAGACCCCGGCCGAGCTGGCGGAGATCCTCACCGCGTTCGCGGACGCGGGCGCGGGCGTCCTGCACGCCTCGCAGCGCCGGTTCTGGCAGCCGGCGTTCGCCGGCTCGGCGCTGAACCTGGCCGGTTGGGCGAAACGGCTCACCGGCCTGCCGTCGATCACCGTGGGCTCGGTGGGACTGACCCGCGAGTTCCTGCGTCCGGGTGGCCCGGAATCGGTCTCCGGCCTCGCGAGCCGGCTGGTCGGCGGGGAGTTCGACCTGGTCGCCGTGGGTCGCGCCCTGCTCGGCAACCCGGCCTGGGCGACACTCGCGGCGACCGGTCGCCTGGCGGAGATCGCGGACTACCGCAAGGCGCACGAGGACGTGTATCCCTAG
- a CDS encoding MerR family transcriptional regulator, with amino-acid sequence MRIGELSARTGVSARSIRYYEQQGLLAAVRNAGGQRVFAESAVERVDLIRRLFDAGLSSRRMSELLPCVTNPDIRTGWLTDRLREERSRMVAEMARLAHAVSVLDDVVADMTVPGEAATPAA; translated from the coding sequence ATGCGCATCGGGGAGCTGTCGGCACGCACCGGGGTCAGTGCCCGGTCGATCCGGTACTACGAGCAGCAGGGCCTGCTCGCGGCCGTACGCAACGCCGGCGGACAGCGGGTGTTCGCGGAATCGGCGGTCGAGCGGGTCGACCTCATCCGGCGGCTCTTCGACGCCGGGTTGAGCAGCCGGCGGATGTCCGAGCTGCTGCCCTGCGTCACCAACCCCGACATCCGCACCGGGTGGCTCACCGACCGGCTGCGCGAGGAGCGGTCCCGGATGGTCGCCGAGATGGCGCGTCTCGCGCACGCCGTGTCGGTGCTCGACGACGTGGTCGCCGACATGACCGTCCCCGGGGAGGCCGCGACACCGGCCGCCTGA
- a CDS encoding STAS domain-containing protein — MASPVPFGDVPPTAPLRLAATDIGDGQVVLMVTGEVDMATCDQLDQTVAHLLRRRPRRLLLDLAGVRFLDSSGIRVLLHSGRRAQQQDCHLSLVNTPPAVRRVLEIAGVASLLGLDVDRDDQTEAVSSPDSTR; from the coding sequence GTGGCTTCCCCCGTGCCGTTCGGAGACGTCCCGCCCACCGCCCCCCTGCGCCTTGCCGCGACCGACATCGGCGACGGTCAGGTGGTGCTGATGGTGACCGGCGAAGTCGACATGGCGACCTGTGACCAACTCGACCAGACCGTGGCCCACCTGCTCCGGCGTCGTCCGCGCCGGCTGCTGCTGGACCTCGCGGGGGTGCGGTTCCTGGACTCCTCGGGGATCCGGGTCCTGCTCCACAGCGGCCGGCGGGCACAGCAGCAGGACTGTCACCTGTCGCTGGTCAACACCCCGCCCGCCGTCCGTCGGGTCCTGGAGATCGCCGGCGTCGCGTCCCTGCTCGGCCTGGACGTGGACCGGGATGATCAGACCGAGGCGGTGAGTTCCCCGGACTCGACGAGGTGA
- a CDS encoding STAS domain-containing protein gives MSTALTLTTGSRPDGTRVLTAVGEIDMSNAASFADALGDAVRPDGDPLVVDLTGVEYLDSAGLAALFPHAERIALIAGPLLEPLLTISGLADLTTVKSG, from the coding sequence ATGAGCACGGCCCTGACCCTGACCACCGGCAGCCGGCCCGACGGCACCCGCGTGCTGACCGCCGTGGGCGAGATCGACATGAGCAACGCGGCCTCGTTCGCCGACGCGCTCGGCGACGCGGTTCGGCCCGACGGGGATCCCCTCGTCGTGGACCTCACCGGCGTGGAGTATCTCGACAGCGCGGGGCTGGCCGCGTTGTTCCCGCACGCGGAGCGGATCGCGCTGATCGCCGGCCCGCTGCTGGAGCCCCTGCTGACCATCTCCGGGCTGGCCGACCTCACCACCGTCAAGAGCGGTTGA
- a CDS encoding SpoIIE family protein phosphatase, whose protein sequence is MTGADTDPRTRADVFAVDGEIGPDLARVDWSAHPLGPPEEWPQSLRTAVRILLSSRFPMWMAWGPELTFFCNAAYRRDTLGRKYPWALGRPADEVWAEIWDDIGPRIDTVLRTGEATWDEGLLLFLERAGYREETYHTFSYSPLRNDDGTLVGMLCVVSEDTERVIGERRMATLRDLGSDPSVVRTERETLAFANRQLGRNRQDLPFALTYLFGADGDARLVEATGLAAGHPAAPVTLSPADPAPVWPVRAPTEGEAVRVPLDGPAFAELPAGAWPDPPTEALLMPLRQQGAAPYGFLVAGLNRYRALDDGYRGFVELAAGHVATGIASARSYQAQQRRAEELAELDRAKTAFFSNISHEFRTPLTLIMGPVDELRGLMQDADPRIREELEVIRRNGLRLGRLVNSLLDFSRIEAGRMQARYEPVDLAAVTADLASVFRSAIERAGLTFEVDCPPLPGPVHIDPGMWEKVVLNLLSNALKFTFDGTVRVELRAEDGQAVLRVSDTGIGVAEDELPRLFERFHRIENARSRSDEGSGIGLALVKELVGLHGGTITASSTVRQGTCFTVRLPFGVTHLPADALAPAGTGLVAASAEPFVQEALRWLPGGPADMTPDDAAPVDGPVTPLPGGAPARILVADDNADMREYLTRLLRSAGHRVEAVADGQAALDAARTRTPDLVVSDVMMPRLDGLQLVAALRTDPRTAGTPVLLLSARAGQEASIEGLEAGADDYLVKPFPAAELLARVRANVELARLRNHHARWRTALVDSLQEAFFVCDEDGAVVEINSAFTDILGYGPEGLPYPPVQPWWPDPEAESEAHRQVAAAFSVLIGQNQGTYTVPVTHRNGHRLWIAASFNQVDDPDTGRRMIVGTFRDVTAEHYAVQRETALAGLGMRLSQAEDLPDALHGVLDELRRLWRATGVVTAVFGEDPTPIVTATDAALRWESLPDARRQALLALRDTPLLTPVATRTHGAGISVEHPDGTMALWIDLGEKRPFTEQDQTLLALLAGHIGQGLHRVHQIDQQRETALALQRAILGPAQLPAGFAVRYSPATLPLKVGGDWYDTVELPDGRIGIVVGDCVGHGLRAATVMGQLRSACRALLLQDASPAQTLAALDRFAALLPGASCATVFCGVLDPATGRLRYSSAGHPPAIVVHPDGTPQLLEQGRSRPLAVRPGLERPEAEATVPARATLMLYTDGLVERRRQPLTVGIAHATAAIQQGRGTPVEDLATEVMDQLTPEGGYDDDVALLLYRHPGPLELDFPAESSRLAEVRTALRGWLDRCGLAPASAYNVLVAAGEACANAIEHGHRDSPGGRIRLRAAATADALRLSVTDSGHWRDQNRPADPHRGRGLVLMRALMDTITVTPGAGGTTVHMQARIIR, encoded by the coding sequence ATGACCGGCGCTGACACCGACCCGCGTACGCGTGCCGACGTGTTCGCCGTCGACGGCGAGATCGGTCCCGACCTGGCCCGGGTCGACTGGTCGGCGCACCCGCTCGGGCCACCGGAGGAGTGGCCGCAGAGCCTGCGCACCGCGGTGCGGATCCTGCTGTCCTCCCGCTTCCCGATGTGGATGGCCTGGGGCCCCGAGCTGACCTTCTTCTGCAACGCCGCCTACCGCCGGGACACGCTGGGCCGCAAGTACCCGTGGGCGTTGGGCCGGCCGGCCGACGAGGTGTGGGCGGAGATCTGGGACGACATCGGCCCCCGCATCGACACCGTGCTGCGCACCGGCGAGGCGACCTGGGACGAGGGGCTCCTGCTGTTCCTGGAGCGCGCCGGCTACCGCGAGGAGACCTACCACACGTTCTCCTACAGCCCTCTGCGCAACGACGACGGCACCCTGGTCGGCATGCTCTGCGTGGTCAGCGAGGACACCGAGCGGGTGATCGGCGAACGCCGGATGGCCACTCTGCGCGACCTCGGCTCCGACCCGAGCGTGGTCCGCACCGAGCGGGAGACGCTGGCCTTCGCCAACCGCCAGCTGGGGCGCAACCGGCAGGATCTGCCGTTCGCGCTGACGTACCTCTTCGGTGCCGACGGTGACGCGCGACTGGTGGAGGCGACCGGCCTGGCCGCGGGCCACCCGGCGGCGCCGGTGACGCTGTCGCCCGCCGACCCGGCGCCGGTCTGGCCGGTGCGGGCCCCCACCGAGGGTGAGGCGGTGCGGGTGCCGCTCGACGGCCCCGCCTTCGCCGAGCTGCCCGCGGGCGCGTGGCCCGATCCGCCGACCGAGGCGCTGCTGATGCCGCTGCGGCAGCAGGGCGCGGCGCCCTACGGGTTCCTCGTGGCCGGGCTGAACCGCTACCGGGCCCTGGACGACGGCTACCGCGGGTTCGTGGAGCTGGCCGCCGGCCACGTGGCGACCGGCATCGCCAGCGCCCGCAGCTACCAGGCACAGCAGCGTCGGGCCGAGGAGCTGGCCGAGCTGGACCGGGCCAAGACCGCCTTCTTCTCCAACATCAGCCACGAGTTCCGCACCCCGCTGACCCTGATCATGGGGCCGGTGGACGAGCTGCGCGGCCTCATGCAGGACGCCGACCCGCGGATCCGCGAGGAGCTGGAGGTCATCCGCCGCAACGGGCTGCGCCTGGGCCGGCTGGTCAACAGCCTGCTCGACTTCTCCCGGATCGAGGCCGGCCGGATGCAGGCCCGCTACGAACCGGTGGACCTGGCCGCGGTCACCGCCGACCTGGCCAGCGTCTTCCGCTCGGCGATCGAACGTGCCGGCCTGACCTTCGAGGTCGACTGCCCGCCCCTGCCCGGCCCGGTGCACATCGACCCGGGCATGTGGGAGAAGGTCGTGCTCAACCTGCTCAGCAACGCCCTGAAGTTCACCTTCGACGGCACGGTGCGGGTGGAGCTGCGGGCGGAGGACGGGCAGGCCGTCCTGCGCGTCTCCGACACCGGCATCGGCGTCGCGGAGGACGAGCTTCCGCGCCTGTTCGAGCGCTTCCACCGGATCGAGAACGCCCGCTCCCGCTCCGACGAGGGCAGCGGGATCGGGTTGGCCCTGGTCAAGGAGCTGGTCGGGCTGCACGGTGGCACCATCACCGCCAGCAGCACCGTCCGGCAGGGCACCTGCTTCACGGTCCGACTGCCGTTCGGGGTCACCCACCTGCCCGCCGACGCGCTCGCGCCCGCGGGCACCGGCCTGGTCGCGGCGTCGGCCGAGCCGTTCGTGCAGGAGGCGTTGCGCTGGCTGCCCGGCGGCCCCGCCGACATGACCCCGGACGACGCGGCCCCGGTCGACGGGCCGGTCACGCCGCTGCCCGGCGGCGCGCCGGCCCGGATCCTGGTCGCCGACGACAACGCCGACATGCGTGAGTACCTGACCCGCCTGCTGCGCTCCGCCGGGCACCGGGTGGAGGCCGTCGCCGACGGTCAGGCGGCGCTGGATGCCGCGCGTACCCGGACGCCGGACCTGGTGGTCAGTGACGTCATGATGCCCCGCCTCGACGGTCTGCAACTGGTCGCCGCGCTGCGCACCGACCCGCGCACCGCCGGCACTCCGGTGCTGCTGCTCTCCGCCCGCGCCGGGCAGGAGGCCTCGATCGAGGGGCTGGAGGCCGGCGCCGACGACTACCTGGTCAAGCCCTTCCCGGCGGCCGAGCTACTGGCCCGGGTCCGGGCCAACGTGGAGCTGGCCCGGCTGCGCAACCACCACGCGCGCTGGCGCACCGCCCTGGTCGACTCGTTGCAGGAGGCGTTCTTCGTCTGCGACGAGGACGGCGCGGTGGTGGAGATCAACTCCGCGTTCACCGACATCCTCGGCTACGGACCCGAGGGGCTCCCCTACCCCCCGGTGCAGCCGTGGTGGCCGGACCCGGAGGCCGAGTCGGAGGCGCACCGTCAGGTGGCGGCGGCGTTCTCGGTGCTGATCGGGCAGAACCAGGGCACCTACACCGTGCCGGTGACCCACCGCAACGGGCACCGGCTCTGGATCGCCGCATCGTTCAACCAGGTCGACGACCCCGACACCGGCCGGCGGATGATCGTGGGCACGTTCCGCGACGTCACCGCCGAGCACTACGCGGTGCAGCGGGAGACCGCCCTCGCCGGGCTGGGCATGCGGCTGTCCCAGGCCGAGGACCTGCCGGACGCCCTCCACGGCGTCCTGGACGAGCTGCGCCGACTGTGGCGCGCCACCGGAGTGGTCACGGCCGTGTTCGGCGAGGACCCGACCCCGATCGTCACCGCCACCGACGCCGCGCTGCGCTGGGAGTCGCTGCCCGACGCGCGCCGACAGGCCCTGCTCGCGCTGCGGGACACCCCGCTGCTGACGCCGGTGGCGACGCGGACGCACGGCGCCGGCATCTCGGTCGAACACCCGGACGGCACCATGGCGCTCTGGATCGACCTGGGCGAGAAGCGGCCCTTCACCGAACAGGACCAGACGCTGCTGGCGCTGCTCGCCGGCCACATCGGGCAGGGCCTGCACCGGGTACACCAGATCGACCAGCAGCGTGAGACCGCACTGGCTCTGCAACGGGCGATCCTCGGCCCGGCGCAACTGCCGGCCGGCTTCGCCGTGCGCTACTCCCCCGCCACGCTCCCGCTCAAGGTCGGCGGTGACTGGTACGACACCGTCGAACTGCCGGACGGCCGGATCGGGATCGTGGTCGGCGACTGCGTCGGCCACGGCCTGCGGGCCGCCACGGTGATGGGGCAGTTGCGCAGCGCCTGCCGGGCCCTGCTGCTGCAGGACGCCAGCCCCGCCCAGACGCTGGCGGCCCTGGACCGGTTCGCCGCGCTGCTGCCCGGGGCGTCCTGCGCCACGGTCTTCTGCGGCGTGCTCGACCCGGCCACCGGGCGGTTGCGCTACTCCAGCGCGGGGCACCCGCCGGCCATCGTGGTGCACCCCGACGGCACCCCACAGCTCCTCGAACAGGGCCGGTCCCGGCCGCTGGCCGTCCGCCCGGGACTCGAACGCCCCGAGGCCGAGGCCACCGTGCCGGCCCGGGCCACCCTCATGCTCTACACCGACGGTTTGGTGGAGCGCCGGCGCCAGCCGCTGACCGTCGGCATCGCCCACGCCACCGCCGCGATCCAGCAGGGCCGCGGCACCCCGGTCGAGGACCTCGCCACCGAGGTGATGGACCAGCTCACCCCGGAAGGCGGGTACGACGACGACGTGGCTCTGCTGCTCTACCGTCACCCCGGCCCACTGGAGCTGGATTTCCCGGCCGAGTCGTCCCGGCTGGCCGAGGTGCGCACCGCCTTGCGCGGGTGGCTGGACCGGTGCGGGCTGGCCCCCGCCAGCGCCTACAACGTGCTGGTGGCCGCCGGCGAGGCGTGCGCCAACGCCATCGAACACGGCCACCGGGACAGCCCCGGCGGTCGGATCCGGTTGCGCGCCGCCGCCACCGCGGACGCCCTGCGCCTGAGCGTCACCGACAGCGGCCACTGGCGCGACCAGAACCGGCCGGCCGACCCGCACCGCGGGCGGGGTCTCGTGCTCATGCGCGCGTTGATGGACACCATCACGGTCACCCCCGGAGCCGGCGGCACCACCGTCCACATGCAGGCAAGGATCATCCGATGA
- the rph gene encoding rifamycin-inactivating phosphotransferase, producing the protein MTGQYVVGLDAVDGTQVAVVGGKGAHLGALSRIDGVRVPAGFCVTTDAFRRVTAETPSLADRLDRLTRLRPEDREAIRSLSAEVRRAIGDVAVPGDVAAEITRALTGLGSDAAYAVRSSATAEDRPTASFAGQQDTYLNVRGPADILRHVSRCWASLFSERAVTYRRRNGVDDRSVRMAVVVQRMVFPDAAGIMFTADPVTGNRRVATVDAGFGLGEALVSGLVDPDVFTVRDGEIVARRIAAKRRAVHALPGGGTREEEVDPARQEQPALTDDQVVRLVRLGRRIEAGFGRPQDIEWGLVDDDFHILQSRPITTLFPLPAVDDGESHVYLSVGHQQMMTDAMKPLGLSMWRRTAMAPMHEAGGRLFVDATRHLATPAGRAAFLGLMSRSDPLTRDALETVLERGDIGPASPEHTPAGPPFGGPAAAVETDPAVVTALVERSRASIAALRRDIRARSGPELFDFLEEAFVEHKRVLADPVNVQAIMAGMEATWWLNDKLGEWLGETNAADTLTLSAPGNVTSEMGLALLDVADVIRPHPEVVAFLRDVDGDDGFLDELPGLPGGTEAREAIGAYLDRYGMRCVGEIDITRPRWSERPATLVPLILDHVRNFAPGEAARRFEQGRQAAERQAREVLTRLRARPDGEARADETRRMIDRVRTFIGYREYPKYDIVSRYFLYKQALTAEADRLVRDGVLTDPEDVFFLTLAEFRDVVRTHRIDGRLVRERRDAYRWHRTLTPPRVLTSDGEALTGAYRRDDVPAGALVGLPVSHGTVEGRARVVLDLARAELEPGDILVTAHTDPSWTPLFVAVAGLVTEVGGQMTHGAVIAREYGLPAVVNVPDATRLIRDGQRIRVHGSGGYVELLP; encoded by the coding sequence ATGACCGGACAGTATGTGGTGGGCCTCGACGCGGTCGACGGGACGCAGGTCGCCGTCGTCGGCGGAAAGGGCGCGCACCTGGGCGCCCTGTCGCGTATCGACGGCGTGCGGGTGCCCGCCGGTTTCTGCGTGACGACGGACGCCTTCCGGCGGGTGACGGCCGAGACGCCGTCCCTCGCCGACCGGCTCGACCGGCTCACCCGGCTGCGGCCGGAGGACCGGGAGGCGATCCGGTCGCTCAGCGCGGAGGTCCGTCGCGCGATCGGCGACGTCGCCGTGCCCGGCGACGTCGCCGCGGAGATCACCCGGGCGCTGACCGGCCTCGGCTCCGACGCCGCCTACGCCGTGCGGTCCAGCGCCACGGCGGAGGACCGGCCGACGGCCTCGTTCGCGGGCCAGCAGGACACCTACCTGAACGTGCGGGGTCCGGCCGACATCCTCCGGCACGTCAGCCGGTGCTGGGCGTCGCTGTTCAGCGAGCGGGCGGTGACCTACCGCCGGCGCAACGGGGTCGACGACCGGAGCGTGCGGATGGCCGTGGTCGTCCAGCGGATGGTGTTCCCCGACGCCGCCGGCATCATGTTCACGGCCGACCCGGTCACCGGCAACCGCCGGGTCGCCACCGTGGACGCCGGGTTCGGCCTCGGCGAGGCGCTGGTCTCGGGGCTGGTGGACCCGGACGTGTTCACCGTCCGCGACGGCGAGATCGTGGCCCGGAGGATCGCCGCCAAGCGGCGCGCCGTCCACGCCCTGCCCGGCGGCGGGACCCGGGAGGAGGAGGTCGACCCGGCGCGGCAGGAGCAGCCCGCGCTCACCGACGACCAGGTCGTCCGGCTCGTGCGGCTGGGCCGGCGGATCGAGGCCGGCTTCGGGCGCCCCCAGGACATCGAGTGGGGGCTGGTCGACGACGACTTCCACATCCTCCAGAGCCGACCGATCACGACGCTGTTCCCGCTACCGGCCGTCGACGACGGCGAGAGCCACGTCTACCTGTCGGTCGGCCACCAGCAGATGATGACCGACGCGATGAAGCCGCTGGGCCTGTCGATGTGGCGGCGCACCGCCATGGCGCCGATGCACGAGGCCGGCGGCCGGCTGTTCGTCGACGCCACCCGGCACCTGGCCACGCCGGCGGGCCGGGCCGCCTTCCTCGGCCTGATGAGCCGGTCCGACCCGCTGACCCGGGACGCGCTGGAGACGGTTCTGGAGCGCGGGGACATCGGGCCGGCGTCGCCGGAGCACACCCCCGCCGGGCCGCCGTTCGGCGGCCCGGCGGCGGCGGTGGAGACCGACCCGGCCGTCGTCACCGCGCTCGTCGAGCGCAGCCGGGCCAGCATCGCCGCGCTGCGCCGCGACATCCGCGCCCGGTCCGGGCCGGAGCTGTTCGACTTCCTGGAGGAGGCGTTCGTCGAGCACAAGCGGGTCCTCGCCGATCCGGTGAACGTGCAGGCGATCATGGCGGGCATGGAGGCCACCTGGTGGCTCAACGACAAGCTGGGGGAGTGGCTGGGCGAGACGAACGCGGCCGACACGCTGACCCTCTCCGCGCCCGGGAACGTCACCTCGGAGATGGGGCTGGCGTTGCTCGACGTCGCCGACGTGATCCGCCCGCATCCCGAGGTGGTGGCGTTCCTGCGCGACGTCGACGGTGACGACGGCTTCCTGGACGAACTGCCGGGACTGCCGGGCGGCACGGAGGCGCGCGAGGCGATCGGGGCGTACCTCGACCGGTACGGCATGCGGTGCGTCGGCGAGATCGACATCACCCGCCCACGGTGGAGCGAGCGCCCGGCCACCCTCGTGCCGTTGATCCTCGACCATGTGCGGAACTTCGCCCCGGGTGAGGCCGCGCGTCGCTTCGAGCAGGGGCGGCAGGCGGCGGAACGCCAGGCCCGGGAGGTGCTGACCCGGTTGCGGGCCCGGCCGGACGGGGAGGCCAGGGCCGACGAGACCCGTCGCATGATCGACCGGGTCCGGACCTTCATCGGCTACCGGGAGTACCCGAAGTACGACATCGTCAGCCGCTACTTCCTCTACAAGCAGGCGTTGACGGCGGAGGCCGACCGGCTCGTCCGGGACGGGGTGCTCACCGACCCGGAGGACGTCTTCTTCCTGACGCTCGCCGAGTTCCGCGACGTGGTGCGCACGCACCGGATCGACGGGCGGCTCGTCCGCGAACGCCGGGACGCGTACCGGTGGCACCGGACGTTGACGCCGCCCCGGGTCCTCACCTCCGACGGTGAGGCGCTCACCGGGGCGTACCGGCGCGACGACGTGCCCGCCGGCGCGCTGGTCGGGCTGCCGGTCTCGCACGGGACCGTCGAGGGACGGGCCCGGGTCGTCCTGGACCTGGCCCGCGCCGAGCTCGAACCGGGCGACATCCTGGTCACCGCGCACACGGATCCCAGCTGGACACCCCTGTTCGTCGCCGTCGCCGGCCTGGTGACGGAGGTCGGCGGCCAGATGACCCACGGTGCGGTGATCGCCCGCGAGTACGGCCTGCCGGCCGTGGTGAACGTGCCGGACGCGACCCGCCTGATCCGGGACGGGCAGCGGATCCGGGTGCACGGCTCCGGCGGCTACGTCGAGCTGCTGCCCTGA